One window of Gimesia sp. genomic DNA carries:
- a CDS encoding IS630 family transposase, whose product MSGKAAHIELTTRMYEILTQLTESRNASQAIIVRARIILLGFDQLKNQEIATAVDRCAKTIGIWRRRWRDSFQALLQMQFDLNQSAFRRAIIDTLSDAPRSGSPGRFTDEQLTGLIALACKDPQNSGRPVTSWTGAELADEAQRRQLVDAISASHVNRVLREVNLKPHRSRYWCNTTEQDPEKFQREVETVCRTYREAQQLADEQQTHTVCIDEMTSLQANERRAETKRARPGQPAREEFQYTRHGTVCVTANWHVTQGQLLATTITETRDNHDFARHIAQTISTDPQAGWVFVVDNLNTHCGAPLVKLVAEQLGIDPDTLGKVKREGVLKTMTSRREFLTDPAHRIRFVYLPNHSSWLNQIEIVFGIIKRRALRQGSFTSKQDLIEKLRRFIEYFNQHLARPMRWTYTGHRTQKQQQIERPRTWRELRKTRKQWQQFALVGNYL is encoded by the coding sequence ATGTCAGGCAAGGCTGCCCATATTGAATTGACGACGCGTATGTACGAGATTCTAACGCAACTGACTGAGAGTCGGAATGCCAGTCAGGCAATTATTGTTCGCGCCCGGATCATACTACTGGGCTTCGATCAACTGAAAAACCAGGAGATTGCCACTGCCGTCGATCGCTGCGCTAAAACAATCGGGATCTGGAGACGTCGCTGGCGTGACTCTTTTCAGGCACTGCTGCAGATGCAGTTCGACCTCAACCAGAGCGCCTTCCGACGGGCAATCATCGACACCCTCAGTGATGCGCCCCGCAGTGGATCGCCGGGACGTTTTACTGACGAGCAACTGACGGGACTGATTGCCCTCGCCTGTAAAGATCCCCAGAACAGTGGTCGCCCGGTGACTTCCTGGACGGGAGCCGAGCTGGCTGATGAAGCACAACGACGCCAACTGGTCGATGCGATTTCCGCCAGCCATGTTAACCGTGTCCTGCGCGAAGTGAATCTGAAGCCGCATCGCAGCCGTTACTGGTGCAACACGACTGAACAGGATCCTGAAAAGTTTCAACGAGAGGTAGAGACAGTCTGTCGAACCTATCGGGAAGCACAGCAGTTAGCTGACGAGCAGCAAACGCACACGGTCTGCATTGATGAAATGACCAGCCTGCAGGCCAACGAACGGCGGGCTGAAACAAAACGGGCACGTCCCGGACAGCCGGCCAGAGAAGAGTTTCAATATACGCGACATGGTACCGTCTGCGTGACTGCCAACTGGCATGTGACCCAGGGACAACTCCTGGCCACGACGATTACCGAAACACGTGACAATCATGACTTCGCCCGACACATCGCACAGACCATCTCCACTGATCCACAGGCGGGCTGGGTGTTCGTGGTCGATAATTTAAATACGCACTGCGGCGCGCCGCTGGTCAAGCTGGTGGCAGAACAGTTGGGTATCGATCCTGACACCCTGGGAAAGGTCAAACGCGAAGGTGTGCTGAAAACGATGACCAGTCGGCGTGAGTTTCTGACCGACCCGGCACATCGCATTCGTTTTGTGTATCTGCCCAACCACAGTTCCTGGTTGAACCAGATCGAAATCGTGTTCGGCATCATCAAACGCCGCGCACTGCGTCAGGGCAGCTTCACTTCCAAACAGGATCTGATCGAGAAATTACGGCGGTTCATTGAATACTTCAACCAGCATCTGGCCCGCCCCATGCGCTGGACGTATACCGGCCACCGCACACAGAAACAACAGCAGATCGAACGCCCCCGCACCTGGAGAGAACTCAGGAAAACCAGGAAGCAATGGCAACAATTTGCTCTGGTGGGAAACTATTTGTAA
- a CDS encoding AAA family ATPase produces MKLIELRISNFKCFGPEPVKVSFIDSTTFLIGPNGSGKTAILQALARMFASNPSLRKIRRDDFHVPYDEQESPEERTLFIEADFSLPEVANEEDNSNTIPPCFNHMRLSEDGGNISIRYRLEATMGIDGDIEESLFYVTGQEADDSPKKSRVSRAERNHIAVHYLPAKRDPNDHIQANTTSLLGRIIRAIDWSEEEHQFTSISEDIMSLISQNSAIENANQQLSEEWEHLHKGSHFQKASLFFGLESLERLRNNVSIEFTPAHGASTIDFSLLSDGQMSLLYLSLVTAFIEISRTAMKIDEDDEQKIDVSKLNPPIFSIIAVEEPENSLSPHYLGRINTLLKGISSEEDAQSIVTTHSPAMLHRVPPDQIRHTRIGQDRLASVKEIRLPPKSKMDVYKYVREGILLNPEIYFSRFVVLGEGPSESIVLPRLFEAAGLPVDENGITIAQLGGRHVNYMWKILTDLGIPYVTLLDLDLSRHQGGWGRVKYAFNQLNLVNLEEYDGIENIPQWDESSPLDENIEEEWDKDCIKVLKKERIFFSEPLDLDFSMILSYPKAYGIETDTLEFPDDTTIKSVLGKSHAETDWYDENELEFFDSYHKLFKLGSKPAAHIRALSKLNNQAILDNFPESYRQLIKSVKTQLQEVYE; encoded by the coding sequence ATGAAGCTCATCGAACTTAGAATTTCCAATTTCAAATGCTTTGGGCCTGAACCAGTAAAAGTCTCATTCATTGATTCGACAACGTTCCTGATCGGCCCTAATGGATCGGGTAAAACTGCTATTCTTCAAGCGCTCGCCAGGATGTTCGCTAGTAATCCATCTTTGCGAAAAATCAGGCGAGATGATTTTCATGTACCTTATGACGAACAAGAGAGTCCAGAGGAAAGGACATTGTTTATCGAAGCTGACTTTTCACTTCCTGAAGTAGCAAACGAAGAGGATAACTCAAATACAATTCCCCCCTGTTTCAATCACATGAGACTCAGTGAGGATGGAGGAAACATTTCCATACGTTACAGGCTGGAAGCCACGATGGGGATTGATGGAGATATTGAAGAAAGTCTGTTTTACGTCACAGGCCAGGAGGCAGATGATTCTCCCAAAAAATCACGAGTATCAAGAGCAGAAAGAAATCACATTGCTGTCCATTATCTCCCCGCAAAGAGAGATCCAAACGATCATATCCAGGCAAACACAACATCATTGCTCGGACGAATTATTCGAGCAATTGACTGGAGTGAAGAAGAACATCAATTTACATCCATTTCTGAAGACATTATGTCTTTGATTTCTCAGAATTCTGCAATAGAAAACGCGAATCAACAACTTTCCGAAGAATGGGAACACCTACACAAGGGAAGTCATTTTCAAAAAGCCAGTTTATTCTTTGGTCTGGAAAGTCTTGAAAGACTGAGAAACAACGTATCAATTGAATTTACTCCAGCTCATGGAGCGTCCACTATTGATTTCTCCTTACTTAGTGATGGCCAAATGTCACTGCTTTACCTTTCATTAGTCACTGCTTTTATCGAAATCAGTCGAACAGCAATGAAGATTGATGAGGATGATGAGCAGAAAATTGATGTAAGTAAATTAAATCCACCGATCTTTTCTATCATCGCAGTTGAAGAACCTGAGAACAGTTTATCTCCACACTATCTCGGGAGAATTAATACCCTGCTCAAGGGAATTTCCAGTGAAGAGGATGCTCAATCGATTGTTACAACTCACTCGCCAGCCATGCTCCACCGAGTTCCGCCAGACCAAATAAGACATACTAGAATTGGACAGGATCGATTGGCATCGGTAAAAGAAATTCGACTACCGCCCAAAAGCAAAATGGATGTGTATAAATATGTGCGAGAAGGAATCTTATTAAATCCAGAAATTTATTTTTCACGATTTGTTGTTTTAGGCGAAGGCCCTAGTGAGTCTATTGTACTTCCTAGACTTTTTGAAGCGGCAGGCCTGCCAGTAGATGAAAATGGAATCACAATAGCTCAACTTGGAGGACGGCATGTCAATTATATGTGGAAAATACTAACCGATTTAGGCATTCCGTATGTAACATTATTAGATTTGGATTTAAGTCGTCATCAAGGTGGGTGGGGAAGAGTCAAATATGCTTTCAATCAGTTAAATCTTGTTAACTTAGAAGAATATGACGGAATTGAGAACATACCTCAATGGGATGAGAGCAGCCCATTGGATGAAAATATTGAGGAGGAATGGGATAAGGATTGTATTAAGGTACTAAAAAAAGAACGTATTTTCTTTTCAGAACCGCTCGATTTGGATTTTTCAATGATTCTTAGTTATCCCAAAGCCTATGGGATAGAGACAGATACCCTAGAGTTTCCAGACGACACTACTATCAAATCAGTCTTGGGAAAATCGCATGCAGAAACGGATTGGTATGATGAAAATGAACTAGAGTTCTTTGACAGTTACCATAAATTATTCAAGCTTGGTAGCAAACCTGCAGCTCATATAAGGGCACTATCAAAATTAAACAATCAAGCTATCCTTGATAATTTCCCCGAATCATATCGCCAACTGATAAAAAGTGTAAAAACTCAGTTACAAGAGGTTTATGAATGA